One window of the Xiphophorus couchianus chromosome 12, X_couchianus-1.0, whole genome shotgun sequence genome contains the following:
- the fahd2a gene encoding fumarylacetoacetate hydrolase domain-containing protein 2A encodes MRIPLRSCCIFRSFISQKQTLDTQRRGLSGAAMRLVQFRCRGDGDDVRVGVEQGEGLNVVDLKAFDSSMPSTVRELLQLGDKGLECAQRALASGQFVVERANIQLLSPILAPEKVVCVGMNYRDHCLEQNAPIPEEPIIFSKFPSAITGPYDHIILPTESQEVDWEVELAFVIGRRGKHIKESDALSHVAGFAVANDVSARDWQFKRNGKQWLLSKTFDSFCPLGPALVTIDAVKDPHNLGIRCLVNGDTVQSSNTSQMIFKTAELIAWVSKFVTLTPGDVFLTGTPPGVGVFRNPPVFLKRGDTVECQIDQIGSIINKVV; translated from the exons atgAGAATTCCCCTTCGCTCCTGTTGCATCTTCAGGAGTTTCATctctcagaaacaaactttagaCACACAGAGGCGTGGCTTAAGCGGCGCAGCGATGCGCTTGGTGCAGTTTCGTTGCAGAGGTGACGGAGATGATGTCAGAGTTGGAGTGGAACAAGGCGAGGGGCTAAATGTGGTGGATCTGAAGGCGTTTGACTCCTCTATGCCTTCAACTGTGagagagctgctgcagctggggGACAAAGGGCTGGAGTGTGCACAAAG agctCTGGCGTCTGGCCAGTTTGTGGTTGAAAGAGCAAACATCCAGCTGCTGTCCCCCATCCTGGCCCCAGAGAAAGTGGTGTGTGTGGGCATGAACTACCGGGACCACTGTCTGGAGCAGAATGCCCCGATCCCAGAAGAACCCATCATCTTCAGCAAGTTCCCCAGTGCCATCACGGGTCCTTATGACCACATTATCCTGCCCACAGAGAGCCAG GAGGTGGACTGGGAGGTGGAGTTGGCCTTTGTGATTGGACGAAGAGGAAAACACATCAAG GAGTCGGACGCTCTCTCCCATGTGGCCGGGTTCGCCGTGGCGAATGACGTGAGCGCTCGCGACTGGCAGTTTAAGCGCAACGGGAAGCAGTGGCTGCTGTCGAAAACGTTTGACAGCTTCTGCCCTCTCGGACCCGCCCTAGTAACTATTGATGCTGTGAAAG ATCCTCATAACTTGGGGATCCGCTGCCTGGTTAATGGGGACACTGTGCAGAGCAGCAACACCAGCCAGATGATCTTTAAGACTGCAGAACTGATTGCTTGGGTCTCAAA GTTTGTGACGTTAACTCCAGGAGACGTGTTCCTGACGGGAACTCCTCCCGGTGTGGGCGTTTTCAGGAACCCACCCGTCTTTCTTAAG AGAGGAGATACAGTGGAGTGCCAGATTGACCAGATCGGCTCCATCATCAACAAGGTGGTTTAA